The following coding sequences are from one Gemmatimonadota bacterium window:
- a CDS encoding serine/threonine-protein phosphatase has translation MAEATPPPRKPFDDELDVAGVTHVGKVRPTNEDHFLLGSLHKHLDILSTSLPQAHHFPGTDERLAFLAMIADGVGGRSAGEEASRVTLESVTRYVSKSLQCYYSADAHADDFVDLLQDAVMRSHEELLARAAADRDLQGMATTLTLWLGVWPWTFLIQVGDSRYYQYRRGVLTQVTRDQTMAQELVDQGVMTRSVAFASRWANVLSSAIGGQQTAPVVTRIASDWENIHLLCSDGLTKHVSDDRIAECLRTMTSSKQACDTLLQEALDGGGTDNVTIIVGRAVPRPSLEAA, from the coding sequence ATGGCCGAGGCCACCCCCCCGCCACGCAAGCCATTCGACGACGAACTCGACGTCGCGGGCGTGACCCATGTCGGCAAGGTGCGACCGACCAACGAGGACCACTTCCTCCTCGGCTCGTTGCACAAGCATCTCGACATCCTCTCCACGTCGTTGCCGCAGGCGCATCATTTCCCCGGGACCGACGAGCGACTTGCCTTCCTTGCGATGATCGCCGACGGAGTCGGCGGCCGGTCGGCCGGGGAGGAAGCCAGTCGCGTGACCCTCGAGTCCGTGACGCGCTACGTCTCGAAGAGCCTGCAGTGCTACTACTCCGCCGATGCGCACGCCGACGACTTTGTCGACCTGTTGCAGGACGCGGTGATGCGCAGCCATGAGGAGTTGCTGGCACGCGCCGCCGCCGATCGCGACCTGCAGGGGATGGCCACCACGCTGACGCTCTGGCTCGGTGTCTGGCCGTGGACCTTCCTGATCCAGGTCGGTGATTCGCGCTACTACCAGTATCGTCGCGGTGTCCTGACCCAGGTGACGCGCGACCAGACGATGGCGCAGGAGCTGGTGGACCAGGGCGTGATGACCCGCTCGGTCGCCTTCGCCTCGCGGTGGGCCAACGTGCTGTCGAGCGCCATCGGCGGCCAGCAAACCGCACCGGTCGTCACGCGCATCGCCTCGGATTGGGAGAACATCCACCTCCTCTGCAGCGATGGCCTCACCAAGCACGTCAGCGACGACCGCATCGCCGAGTGCCTGCGCACCATGACCTCCTCCAAGCAGGCGTGCGACACCCTGTTGCAGGAAGCCCTCGATGGCGGCGGTACCGACAACGTCACCATCATCGTCGGCCGGGCGGTGCCCCGCCCCTCCCTGGAGGCTGCATGA
- a CDS encoding lysophospholipid acyltransferase family protein: MTIGDDRLSMIDDRSSPTQPTDVPLGCPRRGSARSQAVARRILGIFGWRMAGSLPDAPRFVLIVAPHTSNWDFPLGILAMFAVGLQLTWLGKHTLFRFPVRGLLRWLGGEPVDRSAPHGVVGAAIERFRDRPQWVLAISPEGTRRRIPQWKSGYHRVAHGAGVPILPVAIDYRRRVIEIGTLFQPTDDASADTAALRSRFTAEMARYPALFATES; the protein is encoded by the coding sequence ATGACGATCGGGGATGATCGATTGTCGATGATCGATGATCGATCATCCCCGACACAACCCACCGATGTGCCCCTCGGCTGCCCACGACGAGGGTCCGCGCGGAGTCAGGCCGTTGCGCGGCGCATCCTCGGGATCTTCGGGTGGCGAATGGCCGGGAGCCTGCCGGACGCGCCGCGCTTCGTCCTGATCGTGGCTCCCCACACGTCCAACTGGGACTTTCCGCTCGGCATCCTGGCGATGTTTGCGGTCGGCCTGCAGCTCACCTGGCTCGGCAAGCACACCCTCTTCCGCTTCCCCGTCCGCGGCCTGTTGCGATGGCTCGGTGGCGAACCGGTGGATCGATCCGCCCCGCACGGCGTCGTCGGTGCGGCGATCGAACGATTCCGTGATCGGCCGCAATGGGTGCTCGCCATCTCCCCCGAGGGCACGAGGCGCCGCATCCCGCAGTGGAAGAGTGGCTACCACCGTGTGGCCCACGGTGCCGGCGTCCCGATCCTCCCGGTCGCGATCGACTACCGCCGCCGGGTGATCGAGATCGGCACCCTCTTTCAGCCAACCGACGACGCCAGCGCCGACACGGCCGCACTCCGCAGCCGCTTCACCGCGGAGATGGCGCGCTACCCGGCGCTCTTCGCCACCGAGTCCTGA
- a CDS encoding DUF418 domain-containing protein, whose protein sequence is MATPLRAIDPVAASTPAAPARPEDRTMLIDALRGFALFGVCLGNILTGFAWWTPTEHAPVTSALQLPSDNAAYLLIHAFVDGKFYSIFSLLFGLGFALQLTRRSDEAGALTLYRRRLRILMVIGLLHLALFWIGDILLFYALMGMVLLRLRQLQDRQLLRWVVVLLLMPVLFALPKMISPMLTLGLPFFLPAEFVARAFGFDLNSPTLITDIFIHGDLATVMKGNLVGVWFRYGDLLDSGRPFKVLAMFLLGLLIGRHRAWEQLDAHAPLLRRVLAWGLAIGIPACLGQAWVANLPDGESLAGWGVVVDSSLYALGVVPLAMAYAAGFVLLWRHPAWQRRLALLAPTGRMALTNYLMQTLIGITLFYGIGFGLGMRLGATWFPPLALLILIAQTLCSQWWLARYRFGPMEWLWRSITYRQRQPMRI, encoded by the coding sequence GTGGCCACCCCCCTGCGTGCCATCGATCCCGTCGCTGCCAGCACCCCCGCCGCCCCGGCACGGCCCGAGGACCGGACGATGCTGATCGACGCCCTCCGCGGCTTCGCGCTCTTCGGCGTCTGTCTCGGCAATATCCTCACCGGTTTTGCATGGTGGACGCCGACCGAGCACGCCCCCGTCACCTCGGCGCTGCAGCTCCCCAGCGACAACGCGGCGTATCTCCTGATCCATGCCTTTGTCGACGGCAAGTTCTACTCGATCTTCTCGCTCCTCTTCGGGCTCGGCTTCGCGCTGCAGTTGACGCGCCGGAGCGACGAGGCTGGCGCCCTCACGCTCTACCGCCGGCGCCTGCGGATCTTGATGGTGATCGGCCTCCTCCACTTGGCGCTCTTCTGGATCGGCGACATCCTCCTCTTCTATGCGTTGATGGGGATGGTGCTGCTGCGCTTGCGACAACTCCAGGACCGCCAGTTGTTGCGCTGGGTCGTCGTGCTGCTGCTGATGCCGGTGCTGTTCGCGCTGCCCAAGATGATCAGCCCGATGTTGACGCTCGGCCTGCCGTTCTTCCTCCCCGCGGAATTCGTCGCCAGAGCATTCGGCTTCGACCTCAACTCCCCCACGCTCATCACGGACATTTTCATTCATGGCGACTTGGCGACGGTGATGAAGGGGAACCTCGTCGGCGTCTGGTTTCGCTACGGCGACCTGCTCGACTCGGGACGGCCGTTCAAGGTGCTGGCGATGTTCCTGCTCGGGCTCCTGATCGGACGGCACCGTGCCTGGGAACAGCTTGACGCGCACGCCCCACTGCTTCGGCGAGTCCTGGCGTGGGGGCTCGCGATCGGCATCCCCGCATGCCTCGGCCAGGCCTGGGTCGCGAACCTTCCCGACGGCGAGAGTCTTGCCGGGTGGGGCGTCGTCGTTGACAGCAGCCTCTACGCACTCGGCGTCGTCCCGCTGGCCATGGCATATGCCGCCGGCTTCGTCCTCCTCTGGCGCCACCCGGCCTGGCAGCGACGTCTTGCCCTCCTCGCCCCGACTGGGCGCATGGCGCTCACCAACTACCTGATGCAGACGCTGATCGGCATCACCCTCTTCTACGGGATCGGCTTCGGACTCGGGATGCGCCTCGGGGCCACCTGGTTCCCGCCGCTCGCCCTGCTGATCCTGATCGCGCAGACGCTGTGCAGCCAATGGTGGCTGGCCCGCTACCGCTTCGGGCCGATGGAGTGGCTCTGGCGGAGCATCACCTATCGGCAGCGACAGCCGATGCGAATCTGA
- a CDS encoding rhomboid family intramembrane serine protease: MFPYRDDNPSILTPVVTVALIAANLAVWVVVQGLGAPERLAASVCELGLVPGDLLGRLPVGFAFPVADGISCVVEPGRPWRTVVTSMFLHGGWLHLLGNCWFLWIFGNNVEDAMGHRRFLGFYLLAGIAAALAQVAVGPGSAVPMVGASGAISGVMGAYIVLYPQVRVHTVVPLLIIFFRLTVPAWLMLGLWFVMQVVNAQFDQVGGVAVWAHIGGFVTGAVLVTLFRDPKLWARREELLAARSWGESTR; this comes from the coding sequence ATGTTCCCCTACCGCGACGACAACCCCTCGATCCTCACCCCGGTGGTGACGGTGGCGCTGATCGCCGCCAATCTCGCCGTCTGGGTCGTGGTGCAAGGGCTCGGTGCCCCGGAGCGGCTGGCCGCCTCGGTGTGCGAACTGGGGCTGGTGCCGGGGGATCTGTTGGGGCGCCTGCCGGTGGGGTTCGCCTTCCCCGTGGCCGATGGGATTTCCTGTGTGGTCGAGCCAGGCCGACCGTGGCGGACGGTGGTCACGTCGATGTTCCTTCACGGCGGCTGGCTGCACCTGCTGGGCAACTGCTGGTTCCTCTGGATCTTCGGCAACAACGTCGAGGACGCCATGGGACACCGTCGCTTCCTCGGCTTCTACCTCCTCGCCGGAATCGCGGCGGCGTTGGCGCAGGTCGCGGTCGGACCGGGGAGTGCGGTGCCGATGGTCGGGGCGAGCGGCGCGATCTCCGGCGTGATGGGGGCGTACATCGTGCTCTACCCGCAGGTGCGGGTGCACACCGTGGTCCCGCTGCTGATCATCTTCTTCCGATTGACGGTCCCCGCCTGGCTGATGCTGGGGCTCTGGTTCGTGATGCAGGTGGTGAATGCGCAGTTCGACCAGGTGGGCGGCGTCGCCGTCTGGGCCCACATTGGCGGTTTCGTGACCGGCGCCGTGCTGGTCACGCTCTTTCGTGATCCGAAGCTCTGGGCGCGCCGCGAGGAACTCCTCGCCGCCCGGAGCTGGGGGGAGTCGACACGATGA
- the deoC gene encoding deoxyribose-phosphate aldolase, with the protein MTSIDHRARSGRTAPEYVPRVEPPAGTFPRNPGVPLDLDWVRDLRVNRSAVERRAATIPTRRSVKSAWQAGWLLRAITLMDLTTLQGDDTDGRVRRLCAKARRPVRADLLDALGMADTPIQVAAVCVYHAFVRTAVEALAGSGIPVAAVSTGFPAGLSPFRTRLMEIEASVADGAHEIDIVITRAHVLTGNWQALYDEVRAFREACGDAHLKAILATGELGTLRDVARASAVAMMAGADFIKTSTGKEPVNATLPVGIVMARLIRDYRERTGHIVGFKPAGGIRKAKESLDWLAMMKEELGDRWLRPDLFRFGASSLLTDIERQLEHHVTGRYSANHRHPLA; encoded by the coding sequence ATGACCAGCATCGATCACCGCGCTCGGAGCGGGCGCACCGCGCCGGAGTACGTGCCGCGCGTCGAGCCACCGGCCGGCACCTTCCCCAGGAACCCCGGGGTGCCGCTCGATCTCGATTGGGTGCGCGACCTGCGCGTCAATCGCAGCGCGGTCGAGCGCCGCGCCGCCACGATTCCCACGCGCCGTTCGGTGAAGAGTGCCTGGCAGGCGGGGTGGCTGCTGCGCGCCATCACCTTGATGGACCTCACGACGCTGCAAGGTGACGACACCGACGGGCGCGTCCGGCGGCTCTGTGCCAAGGCGCGTCGACCGGTGCGCGCCGACCTCCTCGACGCCCTCGGCATGGCCGACACCCCCATCCAGGTCGCCGCCGTCTGTGTCTACCATGCCTTCGTCCGCACCGCCGTCGAGGCACTGGCCGGCAGCGGCATCCCAGTCGCGGCGGTCTCGACCGGCTTCCCGGCGGGACTCTCCCCGTTCCGCACGCGGCTGATGGAGATCGAGGCCTCGGTGGCGGATGGCGCGCACGAAATCGACATCGTGATCACCCGCGCCCACGTGCTGACGGGCAATTGGCAGGCCCTGTACGACGAGGTCCGCGCCTTCCGCGAGGCGTGCGGCGATGCCCACCTCAAGGCGATCCTCGCCACCGGTGAACTGGGAACGTTGCGCGATGTTGCCCGCGCGTCCGCCGTGGCGATGATGGCTGGCGCCGACTTCATCAAGACGAGTACCGGCAAGGAGCCGGTGAATGCCACGCTCCCGGTCGGGATCGTGATGGCACGCCTGATCCGCGACTACCGCGAGCGCACCGGCCACATCGTCGGCTTCAAGCCCGCGGGCGGCATCCGCAAGGCGAAGGAGTCGCTGGATTGGCTGGCGATGATGAAGGAGGAGCTCGGCGATCGCTGGCTCCGCCCGGACCTGTTCCGCTTCGGGGCGAGCTCGCTGCTGACCGACATCGAACGGCAGCTCGAGCACCACGTGACGGGACGGTACTCGGCGAATCATCGGCATCCGCTCGCCTAA
- a CDS encoding multicopper oxidase domain-containing protein, with translation MKVPAFALVLAATVVVASPPMADEVPRVVANDNRVPGGNLVRDTLHIALVLQRAEWYPEAENGPHVTVEAFGEAGKAPRIPAPLIRVREGTVIRATVRNALPDSTASLIGLGTHPVATTDTVKVKPGDSTVVTFLAGAPGTYLYRAVIGNDPDTREAEHETAGGALVVDPVGGSPPDRIFVMNITFQEIDSTRVKEALAINGKSWPHTERLTMSVGDSLRWRVVNGTSRGHPMHMHGFYFRTTAIGTGLASTAIPSDQQALEVTDSYRKWSTRDVVWSPDRAGNWLFHCHITFHVVPEARLDYGPTDEHQTHSTDPMAHMAGLVLGMTVAPSRATPPAPTRVRKLALYVDQGGPRGRAPSTFSYILKNGPKAPAADSMQRIGSTLFLTRGERSDITVHNRSKQAGGIHWHGIELESWSDGVVGWSSKGAAMAPPIVPGGTFTAHLLTPRAGTFMYHTHMNDVEQVTGGAVGAIVVLEPGQRFDPSRDHIFLAHWNGVDYDSNDLPNLLINGDSLSDTPRTLALGVTHRIRIVNIGPAGIVQFTMRQDTTTHSWRALAKDGADLPVVRRTARPALVRVDAGETYDFEFTPTVAGRYSLEAAFKPPARWRQQFIVR, from the coding sequence ATGAAAGTGCCGGCGTTCGCGCTCGTCCTCGCGGCCACCGTCGTCGTCGCATCGCCCCCGATGGCCGACGAGGTGCCGCGAGTGGTCGCCAACGACAATCGGGTCCCGGGCGGCAACCTGGTCCGCGACACGCTGCACATCGCGCTGGTGCTGCAGCGTGCCGAGTGGTATCCGGAGGCGGAGAACGGCCCGCACGTGACGGTCGAAGCGTTCGGAGAGGCGGGCAAGGCACCGAGGATCCCTGCGCCACTCATCCGGGTGCGCGAAGGGACCGTGATTCGGGCCACAGTGCGGAACGCGTTGCCCGATTCGACCGCTTCCCTGATCGGGCTCGGCACGCACCCCGTTGCGACGACCGACACCGTGAAGGTGAAGCCGGGTGACTCCACCGTGGTCACCTTCCTGGCTGGTGCGCCGGGGACCTATCTCTACCGCGCCGTGATCGGCAACGACCCCGACACGCGCGAGGCGGAGCATGAGACCGCGGGCGGCGCCCTGGTCGTGGACCCGGTCGGGGGCTCGCCCCCCGACCGGATCTTCGTGATGAACATCACCTTTCAGGAGATCGACAGCACGCGGGTGAAGGAGGCGCTGGCGATCAACGGCAAGTCGTGGCCCCACACCGAGCGACTGACAATGTCGGTGGGCGACTCACTGCGGTGGCGCGTGGTCAACGGCACGTCCCGCGGGCACCCGATGCACATGCACGGCTTCTATTTCCGGACGACGGCCATCGGCACCGGTCTGGCCAGTACGGCGATTCCGTCCGATCAGCAGGCGCTTGAAGTGACCGACTCCTACCGCAAGTGGAGCACCCGCGACGTCGTCTGGTCGCCGGACCGGGCGGGCAACTGGCTCTTCCATTGCCACATCACGTTTCACGTCGTTCCGGAGGCACGTCTCGATTACGGTCCCACCGACGAACACCAGACGCACTCCACCGATCCGATGGCGCACATGGCGGGACTCGTGCTCGGGATGACCGTCGCCCCGAGTCGCGCGACGCCACCGGCCCCGACCCGCGTGCGCAAGCTGGCACTCTACGTCGATCAGGGCGGCCCGCGCGGTCGCGCCCCGTCGACCTTCAGCTACATCCTGAAGAACGGCCCCAAGGCACCGGCCGCGGACTCGATGCAGCGGATCGGCTCGACGCTCTTCCTGACCAGGGGAGAACGCTCCGACATCACGGTCCACAATCGCTCGAAGCAGGCGGGCGGCATCCACTGGCACGGGATCGAGCTGGAGAGCTGGTCCGACGGCGTGGTCGGATGGAGCAGCAAGGGCGCCGCAATGGCCCCGCCGATCGTGCCGGGTGGCACCTTCACCGCCCACTTGCTGACGCCGCGAGCCGGCACGTTCATGTACCACACCCACATGAACGATGTCGAGCAGGTCACCGGCGGCGCCGTCGGCGCGATCGTCGTCCTCGAGCCGGGGCAGCGTTTCGATCCGAGCCGCGACCACATTTTCCTCGCGCACTGGAACGGGGTCGACTACGACTCCAACGATCTGCCGAACCTGCTCATCAACGGCGACTCGCTTTCCGATACGCCCCGGACGCTGGCGCTCGGCGTGACCCACCGCATCCGGATCGTCAATATCGGACCAGCGGGGATCGTCCAGTTCACGATGCGCCAGGACACCACCACCCACAGTTGGCGCGCGCTCGCGAAGGACGGCGCCGACCTGCCGGTCGTGAGGCGCACGGCGCGGCCAGCGCTGGTGCGAGTCGATGCCGGCGAGACCTACGACTTCGAGTTCACCCCGACCGTCGCCGGCCGCTACAGCCTCGAAGCGGCATTCAAGCCGCCGGCGCGGTGGCGACAGCAGTTCATCGTGCGCTGA